In Anaerolineae bacterium, the following are encoded in one genomic region:
- a CDS encoding nuclear transport factor 2 family protein: MASPEVLLVQAFNEAFNRHDAEAMLALMTDDCVFENTVPPPDGARYVGQAEGRAFWQAFFRASPAARIAIEELVICGERGFQRWVYRWTDAAGRAGYVRGVDIFRFRDGKIAEKLSYVKG, encoded by the coding sequence ATGGCTTCCCCTGAAGTCCTGCTTGTGCAGGCATTCAATGAGGCGTTCAACCGTCATGACGCCGAGGCCATGCTGGCCCTGATGACTGACGACTGCGTCTTTGAGAACACAGTGCCGCCCCCCGATGGCGCCCGTTACGTGGGGCAGGCGGAGGGGCGGGCCTTCTGGCAGGCGTTCTTCCGCGCTTCGCCTGCCGCCCGGATCGCCATCGAGGAACTGGTTATCTGTGGCGAACGGGGCTTTCAGCGCTGGGTATACCGCTGGACGGACGCTGCCGGACGGGCAGGGTATGTGCGCGGCGTGGATATATTCCGTTTTCGTGACGGCAAGATCGCGGAGAAGCTGTCCTACGTCAAAGGTTGA
- a CDS encoding aldo/keto reductase has translation MKYRILGRTGLRVSVVGVGTWQFGGEWGRAFSQAEADAILSRAKVRGINLIDTAECYGDHVSEALIGNFLRRDRREDWIVATKFGHRFRSNFTRDDLWSAAAVRQQLEDSLRALQTDYIDLYQFHSGGDDAFDNDELWTMLAKQVQAGKIRHLGVSISSQGNRRHQVAGAVAVGAGAIQLVYNRLEREPEAELLPLCLAHNLGVLARVPLASGLLSGKYKPGATFTNPADVRSLREQERLQAQLREVEEIRAREVPPGVDMAAWALAWCLKHPAVSCVIPGCKSPEQVDANADAAGLDLVADDHPQAA, from the coding sequence ATGAAGTATCGCATTCTGGGCCGGACGGGCCTGCGCGTTTCAGTGGTGGGGGTGGGCACCTGGCAGTTCGGCGGGGAATGGGGGCGCGCCTTTAGCCAGGCCGAAGCGGACGCCATCCTCAGCCGGGCCAAGGTGCGCGGCATCAACCTGATCGACACCGCTGAATGCTATGGTGATCACGTTTCCGAGGCGCTGATCGGGAACTTTTTGCGCCGCGACCGGCGCGAGGACTGGATTGTCGCCACCAAGTTCGGTCACCGCTTCCGCAGTAACTTCACCCGCGATGATCTGTGGAGCGCCGCCGCCGTGCGCCAGCAACTTGAGGATTCCCTGCGCGCCCTGCAGACTGACTATATTGATCTCTACCAGTTTCATTCCGGCGGGGATGACGCCTTTGACAACGACGAGCTGTGGACGATGCTGGCCAAACAGGTACAGGCAGGCAAAATCCGCCACCTGGGCGTCTCCATCAGCAGCCAGGGCAACCGCCGCCACCAGGTTGCCGGGGCCGTTGCCGTCGGTGCGGGGGCGATCCAGCTGGTCTATAACCGCCTGGAGCGCGAGCCGGAGGCGGAGTTGCTGCCGCTGTGCCTGGCGCACAACCTGGGTGTGCTGGCCCGTGTGCCGCTGGCCAGCGGCCTGCTCAGCGGCAAGTATAAACCCGGTGCCACCTTCACCAACCCCGCCGATGTGCGTTCCCTGCGGGAACAGGAGCGCCTCCAGGCCCAGCTCCGCGAGGTGGAAGAAATCCGGGCGCGGGAAGTGCCGCCCGGCGTAGACATGGCTGCCTGGGCGCTGGCCTGGTGCCTCAAGCACCCGGCGGTAAGCTGTGTCATCCCCGGCTGTAAGTCGCCGGAGCAGGTCGACGCCAACGCCGACGCTGCCGGGCTTGACCTGGTCGCCGACGATCACCCGCAGGCAGCCTGA
- a CDS encoding anhydro-N-acetylmuramic acid kinase: MKIIGLISGTSADAIDAALCEISGAPPNLRARIVAARTHPYPPGFQARILRQIRPESSRVDELCELNAALGELFAEAVLALLVENGLTPADVDLIGSHGQTVWHTVQPDGRATATLQITEASVIAERTGITTISNFRPRDIAAGGQGAPLTSYADWLLLRHPDHWRAIQNLGGIANVTFLPPLNDSVSDPLSFDTGPANCLIDEIAVLLSEGRQSYDVDGALGAAGTVDETWLAALLDHPYYRRQPPKTTGRELYTAAMAADLLATGRARGLRDVDVVATVTALTAASIADAYRRFAPAPIAEVIIGGGGRHNPTLMRMIRDRLGGIPVRTHEDVGLDSDNKEALVFALLAHETWHARPGNHPALTGARHPVVLGQITPGANYIALARQTWGAPG, from the coding sequence ATGAAGATCATTGGCTTGATTTCCGGCACTTCGGCGGATGCCATCGACGCGGCGCTATGCGAGATCAGCGGCGCGCCGCCGAATCTTCGCGCCCGCATTGTCGCCGCCCGGACGCATCCGTACCCGCCTGGCTTCCAGGCTCGCATCCTGCGCCAGATTCGCCCGGAGAGCAGCCGGGTGGATGAGCTGTGTGAGCTGAACGCTGCGCTGGGGGAGTTGTTCGCGGAAGCAGTGCTGGCCCTGCTGGTGGAAAATGGTCTGACTCCCGCTGATGTGGACCTGATCGGTTCGCACGGGCAGACGGTATGGCACACCGTCCAGCCGGACGGACGGGCTACCGCCACCCTGCAGATCACCGAGGCCAGCGTGATCGCTGAGCGGACGGGCATCACCACGATCAGTAACTTCCGCCCGCGCGATATCGCCGCCGGCGGGCAGGGCGCCCCGCTGACCAGTTATGCCGACTGGCTGCTACTGCGCCACCCCGATCACTGGCGGGCCATCCAGAACCTGGGTGGTATCGCCAACGTGACCTTCCTGCCGCCGCTGAACGATTCCGTTAGCGATCCGCTCAGCTTCGATACCGGCCCGGCCAACTGCCTGATCGATGAGATCGCTGTGCTGCTGAGCGAGGGCAGGCAGAGCTATGATGTAGATGGTGCACTGGGCGCGGCGGGGACGGTCGATGAAACCTGGCTGGCCGCCCTGCTGGATCACCCGTACTACCGCCGCCAGCCACCCAAGACGACCGGGCGCGAGTTGTACACGGCAGCGATGGCCGCCGACTTGCTGGCGACCGGACGGGCGCGCGGTCTGCGCGATGTTGACGTGGTCGCCACGGTGACCGCGCTCACGGCAGCCAGCATCGCTGACGCTTACCGCCGCTTTGCCCCGGCGCCGATCGCCGAGGTGATCATCGGCGGCGGCGGGCGGCACAACCCGACCCTGATGCGTATGATCCGGGATCGGCTGGGCGGCATCCCTGTTCGCACCCACGAGGATGTCGGCCTGGACAGCGATAACAAGGAAGCGCTGGTCTTTGCCCTGCTGGCCCATGAGACCTGGCACGCCCGCCCCGGCAACCATCCCGCCCTGACCGGCGCGCGCCATCCGGTGGTGTTGGGCCAGATTACACCCGGCGCGAACTACATCGCCCTGGCCCGCCAGACCTGGGGCGCGCCGGGTTGA
- a CDS encoding heme A synthase yields the protein MAGRPFARYAWLVTGFTVLVILWGAVVRATGSGAGCGNHWPTCNGQIIPQPEQIETLIEFIHRLTSGLSGLLVLALAVWAFRAGWATRFTRRAAALALLFMMVEALVGMLLVRLELVADNASTTRAVVIALHLVNTLALLASLALTAWSASGQRISLQGKPRRLAGLLGLALAGMVLLSAAGAVTALGDTLFPPESLIAGLQQDLDATAHFLIRLRVIHPAIALLVSAFLLVAGQEFLAASATARRPVIAMYALVILQIAAGFVNVILLAPVWMQVLHLLLADSLWLALVLVAAEALAAEGASPAAHPA from the coding sequence ATGGCAGGCAGACCTTTTGCGCGTTATGCATGGCTGGTGACCGGCTTCACTGTACTGGTCATCCTGTGGGGGGCGGTGGTAAGGGCCACCGGCTCCGGCGCGGGATGCGGCAACCACTGGCCTACCTGCAACGGCCAGATCATCCCCCAGCCGGAGCAGATCGAGACGTTGATCGAATTCATCCATCGTCTGACCAGCGGCCTGTCCGGCTTGCTGGTGCTGGCGTTGGCGGTGTGGGCCTTCCGCGCTGGCTGGGCTACCCGCTTCACACGGCGGGCGGCGGCGCTGGCCCTGCTTTTTATGATGGTGGAGGCCCTCGTGGGCATGCTGCTGGTGCGGCTGGAACTGGTCGCGGATAACGCCTCCACGACGCGAGCGGTGGTTATTGCCCTGCATCTGGTCAACACGCTGGCCCTGCTGGCTAGCCTGGCCCTGACCGCCTGGAGCGCCTCCGGACAGCGGATCAGCCTGCAGGGGAAGCCGCGCCGCCTGGCGGGATTACTGGGTCTGGCGCTGGCGGGGATGGTGCTGCTCTCCGCGGCGGGGGCGGTCACGGCGCTGGGGGATACGCTCTTCCCACCGGAATCACTGATCGCTGGCCTGCAACAGGACCTGGACGCTACCGCCCACTTCCTGATCCGGCTGCGGGTGATTCATCCGGCCATTGCCCTGCTGGTCAGCGCCTTCCTGCTGGTCGCCGGGCAGGAATTCCTGGCGGCCTCGGCAACGGCGCGTCGTCCGGTCATCGCCATGTATGCGCTGGTGATCCTGCAGATCGCCGCTGGATTCGTGAACGTGATCCTGCTCGCGCCGGTCTGGATGCAGGTACTGCACCTGTTACTGGCGGATAGCCTGTGGCTGGCGCTGGTGCTGGTGGCGGCGGAGGCTCTGGCAGCGGAAGGCGCCTCTCCAGCAGCCCACCCGGCCTGA
- a CDS encoding pseudouridine synthase, with the protein MRVIRLWKPYLVLSKFTDAVGRPTLADYVDVPGVYPAGRLDYDSEGLLILTDSGALSARLTDPRYTHPRTYLVQVERIPDEAALRALREGVLLKDGLTRPAEVVLLAEPPDLPPRPVPIRYRASVPDCWLRLTITEGRNRQVRRMTAAVGHPTLRLVRWAVGPITLEGLQPGQWRDLTAAEQAALWASAFSRRDRPTHRSRRPG; encoded by the coding sequence ATGCGCGTGATTCGCCTGTGGAAGCCGTACCTGGTCCTGAGCAAGTTCACCGACGCCGTCGGTCGCCCGACGCTGGCTGACTACGTGGACGTGCCGGGCGTCTACCCCGCCGGACGCCTGGATTACGACAGTGAGGGATTGCTGATCCTGACGGATTCCGGAGCGCTCAGCGCCCGCCTGACCGATCCGCGTTATACCCATCCGCGCACCTATCTGGTGCAAGTGGAGCGCATCCCGGATGAGGCGGCGCTGCGGGCGCTGCGCGAAGGGGTGCTGCTCAAGGATGGTCTGACCCGCCCGGCGGAGGTGGTGCTGCTGGCGGAGCCACCCGATCTGCCGCCACGCCCTGTGCCGATTCGCTACCGGGCCAGTGTTCCCGACTGCTGGCTGCGGCTGACGATCACCGAGGGCCGCAACCGGCAGGTACGGCGCATGACGGCAGCGGTCGGCCATCCCACGTTACGGCTGGTGCGCTGGGCAGTAGGGCCGATCACGCTGGAAGGGCTACAACCGGGCCAGTGGCGCGACCTGACAGCGGCAGAACAGGCGGCACTCTGGGCCAGCGCCTTTTCCCGCCGCGATAGACCAACCCATCGAAGCCGCAGGCCGGGCTGA
- a CDS encoding tetratricopeptide repeat protein, whose protein sequence is MPFHIGVFGNGAIYLTPPADVPDGTRAYVYILAPGEDPVSFYRRLVLLEPEDARLYNQLGLAQLEAGKLADARASFNRAIQLDFGFAEAHANLGRCWEREGQLEAARNAYRAAADLAPDEVAIQRRYIALLIRLSQIDEALAALTAALTAAPRLRNWAEADETLAPLRNDPRWAALLAGA, encoded by the coding sequence ATGCCTTTTCACATCGGCGTCTTTGGCAACGGCGCGATCTACCTGACCCCGCCCGCTGACGTACCTGACGGCACGCGCGCATACGTCTACATCCTCGCCCCCGGCGAGGATCCGGTTTCGTTTTACCGGCGGCTGGTCCTTCTGGAGCCAGAGGACGCCCGCCTGTATAACCAGCTCGGCCTGGCCCAGCTGGAAGCGGGCAAGCTGGCCGACGCCCGCGCCTCGTTCAACCGGGCCATCCAGCTTGACTTCGGCTTTGCCGAGGCGCACGCCAACCTGGGCCGTTGCTGGGAACGGGAAGGCCAGCTGGAAGCCGCCCGCAATGCCTACCGCGCCGCAGCGGACCTGGCCCCCGACGAAGTGGCGATCCAGCGCCGCTACATCGCCCTGCTGATCCGACTGAGCCAGATCGACGAGGCGCTGGCGGCGCTGACAGCGGCGCTGACTGCTGCTCCCCGGCTCCGCAACTGGGCGGAAGCGGATGAAACGCTGGCTCCCCTGCGGAATGATCCGCGCTGGGCGGCATTGCTGGCCGGCGCGTAG